GTGTCTCCTTTTCTCTAAAGAATTTTGGCTACATTCTTATCCATAACTGACGTTAGTTAAATTTTTATGATCCCACTTTTGGTCTTGGCACGTTGCTAATGTTGTCTAATGGCAAAGACCGCTTGTTGCACGATAGGGTAAGGGATCTCAATTCGATATAGTGTTAGAGGAGAAAGACGAAGCTCCATTCGCTACAGTTGTATTTAAGTATTGAAGTTTGTACAGGTCCCGTCTACTGCTATGGAATTGCTCGAATACCAAGCTAAACAACTTTTTCAACAGGTGGGTATTCCGACATTACCGTCACAAATTATTTCTGATGCGCGGGAACTAAAGCAGTTACAAATTCCCTATCCCATTGTTTTAAAATCGCAGGTTTGTAGTGGGGGACGGGGTAAGGCTGGGGGCATTAAACCGGCGCAAAATACCATTGATGCGATCGCCGCGGCCCGAAATATCTTTAATTTGGCGATCGCCGGCCAATATCCCGATGTGCTTTTAGCAGAAGCCCATTACCGTAGTCAACAGGAAATTTTTTTGGCAGTTGTCCTAGATTACGAACTACAACGTCCTGTGTTGCTGGGCTCAGCCTATGGCGGCATGGATGTCAATAAACTCCTTGCTAATTTGCAACAGGTTGTCATTGAAGAATTTTTCTCGCCTTTCTATGCCCGCCACCTCCTGAATCAGATGGGGTTTTCTGGGGAACTGGTTATTTCCCTCAGCCAAGTGATTGGGAAAATGTATGATCTCCTGTTGGCAAAGGATCTAGATCTCATTGAAATTAATCCTTTGGGCATTGGTGAAAATGGGGAGCTCATGGCTCTGGATGGTAAAGTGACTGCCCATGACACCGCCATTCAAAAACATCCTGATATTGCTAGTTTTGGCGATCGCCCCACCCCCCAAAGTCCCTTACAAGCAGAGGAGAGCAACGCTCTATTTTGGGAGCATGATATCAAAGGGGGCAACATTGGCATTATCTGTTTTGGTGTCGGCTCGGCGGCATTACTGTGGGACATGATTCACAATCAAAAAGGCCATCCCGCCTGCTGTTGGATTTTAGGCCCACGCGCCCAGAGTTTAGTGTTTTCCCCGAATGAGCTGGACACGCAAATTATGGCCATTTTAGAACAGCTTAAAACCTTGCCCCAGGTCAATGTGTTGCTCCTGAACCTCGTGGCAGATGAAGAAATAAATCAACAAATTTTGCACTATCTTGTGGGGCAAACAAATCAGCCAAATCCCGTTATCAACCGTGCTCCCACCCTTGGGAAAACGCCGACGGTGACAACTGCTACGACCCAACTGGAGCCACCCCTGCCAGAAATTGTGGTGCGGTGTTTACCGACCATTGAAAATACCTTTGATAGTTCCCTCTACTGGGAGACTGATTTAGGGGATGCTATTCGTCGGGCGATCGCCCTTGGTAAACAAACAGAAATTCGCCCTTAGGTTGAGGTTCCACAAAGAAACATATGATGACTTGGGAAACGAACGAAAACATTTTAGTACAGGGTATTGATACGCCATTGGCGCAATATTATGTGCCCCGTATGCTAGCCTACGGAACTCAGATTGTGGCGGGGGTGAGTGCTGGCAAGGGTGGGGTGACGGTTCATGAACTACCTGTATTTGATCTGGTGATGACAGCAAATAGTGAGCTGGGAGATATCACTACGAGCTTGATTTTTGTGGATCGCTTTGCGGTGTTGGATGCGGCCTTTGAGGCGATCGCCGCCGGTATTAAACAATTAATTATCGTGTCAGCTGGCGTGCCACCATTGGATATGGTGCGTTTATTTTGTAAGGCGAAACGGCAGAAAGTGCGTATTCTAGGCCCCGGCAGTAGCGGCCTCATTGTCCCGGGAAAATTATGGCTCGGCACAGGATTTGTGAATCATTTTCAGGCGGGGGATGTGGCTCTCCTCAGTCGCTTTAGTAGTCTTTCCCAAGAGGCGGCGATTTTGCTTAATAAAGAAGGTTTGGGGCAGTCCTGTGTCATCGATGTGGGCAATGCCGATTTGCCCGGCTCTAATTTTGCCCAATGGCTGAGTATTCTGGATGCGGATCCGAAGACTAAGGCGATCGCCCTTTTGGGACGGTACAGTTCCCAGGAAGAGATTGAATTAATTCCGATCATTCGGGACGACATTGCCACCCCTGTTGTTACATATCTTTGCGGCAACCATGCTCCCCTACACCAAAGTTGTCATGATGCAGGCACAATTATTGCCAATCAACTGTCCTATTGCCTCAGTGAAACCTACAGTGAAACGGAGATGGCGGCGGCCTTTAAACGGGAAAAATTAATGTTTGCTCGCACCCTAGAGGATGTACCGCTACTCCTCAAAAAGGCGATCGCCCCTGCCAAATCTCGTAGTCGCCGTAAATCAAAAACAGCGGTAAATTAAAGCGGTAAATTAAACAGCAGTAAATTAAACAGCAGTAAATTAGGATACCCTTAAGCCTGATATCCGGCTTTTGCCATAACTTTCATGGCGATCGCCATCCTATAGTTCCTATCTCTACACCAATCATCTCCATGGCACAAATCCTTGATGGCAAAGGCTTTGCCAAGAAAATTCAAGCTAACCTCAAAGAAAAAATCGCCCAAATCCAACCACAAATGGGTCGTCCACCGGGCTTGGCTGTGTTGATGGTGGGGGACAATCCAGCCAGTGCTGCCTACGTCCGCAATAAAGAACGTTCCTGTGAACGGGTGGGCATTGCCTCCTTTGGGAAACATTTTCCTGCCGATGTTAGCCAAGCAGAATTAGAAGCCGTCATCCAAGCGCTTAATGTCGATGAACGGGTTGATGGCATCCTCGTACAGCTCCCGTTGCCTGACCATCTCGACTCTGTGGGGTTACTCCTTACCATTGCCCCAGAAAAAGATGCCGACGGTTTACACCCTTTAAATTTAGGTCACCTTGTCCGCTCCGAACCGGGATTACGTAGCTGCACCCCCTACGGTGTGATGGCATTATTGCAAGAGTATGATGTCCCCCTTGCTGGAAAAAAAGCAGTGGTGGTGGGGCGCAGTATCCTTGTCGGGAAACCCCTGGCGTTGATGTTGCTTGATGCAAATGCTACTGTTACCATTGCCCATTCCCGTACCGCCGATCTCGCGGCTGTGACTCGCGATGCCGATATCCTTGTTGCGGCTGTTGGTCGACCAGAATTTATCACCGCTGACATGATCAAACCGGGGGCGATCGCCATTGATGTGGGCATTAATCGCGTGGAAAATCCCGACACTGGTAAGGCGCGTTTAGTGGGTGATATTGCCTTTGATGCGGCTGAAAAAGTAGCCTCCTACATTACACCTGTTCCCGGTGGCATTGGCCCCATGACCGTCGCAATGCTGTTGCAAAATACCTTTCATAGCTACGAAGCCAAGCTGTCCTAGGGGCGATCGCCCTTTCTACAATGCTGCCCACAGCGTTTAATTCCGCCGTGATAACGATGAATAAAGGAAATTAATCGTTAATTTGTCGTGAAAAATTCAAGGATGTGAGTTAATTTTAAGCGTGAGATTATGTTTTTTTAGGGATTTAAGCCTAGCCATAGCCGACCCAAAAAATCAGTTATGGAATATGGGCTGGAGAGACGCAATGCAACAATTAAGGAAAACCCGCGCAGTTCAAACTGTTGCCAGTCTTGGTCTACTGGGATACCTCTCAACGGGGGCGATCGCCGTAGCCCAAGTCACGGTCTTTGAAGGATTACCCCCCACGCCGCCAGCCATCCCCACATTGCGAGGCACACCGGAGGATAGTAAAACAACCAATGTTGTTGTCCCCATTGACCAGCCGCCGTCTCTGCGAGAATTTAACTTTGAAGCGCCGACGGCGGTCGTTAATCCGAATAATGCCGTGAACTATGCTACGCGTTACCGTGTCGAGGTTGCTAATAGTGACTCTTTAATGTTGGCAGCAGTAAAAAAGGTCGAGCCGAATGCTTTTCTACGGGGCGATCGCATCCAAGTGGGTCTTTTTTCAGAACAGCAAAATGCCAATAGTTTACGGACTGATTTACAGGCCAAAGGCATTGCCGCAGATGTTGTCGCAGTGGGCGGCAATTCCCCCGTCGCAGCCATAGGCTCCAGCATTGATAGCGTGGCAGGCTACTTTGTGGCCATTCCGACCCGTGGCCTTTTATCAAGTGATCTGCAAAGTCAGTTACGTCAGGCGGGCATTAACCCCAACCTCATGCAGGAACGTGATGCCCCCCGCGGTAACCACATTGCCATTGGCCCTTTTACGAGTCGTCAGGAGGCAGAAAGTATCAATACTCAAATGCGTGCCATATCCTTTGACAGTCGCCTGTATTTCCAAGATTAAGGGGTGTTGCTCCCCTATTATCCTCCTTTTGTTCCATTGATTTGGACAATATCGTTGTTTATCTTTTGATCGCAGTCACAATGGTTAATATTGCAGAAAAAATTCAAATAGAGCACAATCCAGACCCTGCAAAACTGAAAGAGTTGGGGGTTTTCAGTTGGGGGATTTGGACCAAGGAGGTCTCTACTTTTCCTTGGCAATATGATGTTAAAGAGACTTGCTATTTGCTCGAAGGTGAGGTGATTGTGACTCCCGCAGGCGGCGCACCTATCGCACTGGGGAAGGGGGATTTAGTTACTTTTCCAGCGCAACTTCAGTGTACTTGGGATATTCGGCAAGCCGTGAAAAAGCATTATTCGTTCGATTGATCGGGTAATTGATGGGGTCGTTCATTCAGGCGATCGCTGAGGGCAATCCATTGCATCAGATCGACTTCTTCACCCCGTGCTTTTTGGCTAATATCTAAATCGGCAAAAATTCCATCAAGAATATCTGTGCTGTACAGACCTTTGAGATTATTGCGGAGCATTTTTCGCTTGTTCATGAACCCAACTTTAATTAGGGTTTCGAGGAGCTTTGGGTTTTGAGCTGGTTTCGCGAGGGGACGTGGCGTGATGCGAATAACGACAGAATCGACTTTTGGTTTTGGACGAAAGGCCTTCGGTGGCACAAGACAAATGGTTTCGCATTCGGCCAAATATTGCACTCGTAGGGTTAATGCCCCAAAAGCTTTGGTGTGGGGGACGGCAATGAGGCGATCGCCGACTTCTTTTTGGATGAGCAACACAATGGACTCAAAGGGGTTGGGGTTAGGCGTGGCAATGCGTCCGAGGAGTTTTTCAATAATCGGGCCTGTGATGTTGTAGGGAATATTGGCAACTACTTTGCGGGGATTTTGAAATTTGGGGAAATCGTTTAAAAATTCATCGATATCACTTTTTAGATAGTCTGCCTCTAGCAACAAAAAATTATCGCGATCGCCGTAGTTCTGCACCATAAATTTGCAGAGATCGCGGTCAATCTCCACTGCTAATAATGCCGCCGCTGCGGGCAACAATCGTTTGGTTAGAGCACCTTTCCCCGGCCCAATCTCTAGGAGGCGATCGCCCTTCTGCAAATCCGCTGCCGCCACAATCTGATCGAGAATACTGTCATCAGTCAGCCAATGTTGACCAAAACGTTTTCGGGCGCGCATAGTTTTCGTTGCAATAAAAGGAATCTTTTATTCTACAAGCCTTGGTGTGCTGTCCCTGGGCAGCCGTCAAAAATTTATTTATTAGGCTTCCTCGGCAGTCCGCCGAATCTTGGCCTGTTATTTTTCAAGAATGATGGCGACTAATACCGTTAGCTGTGAAAAGATAAAAATCAAATATCAGAGTGATCTCCCAGCGGAGTCTGTTGTCTCAAAAATCCTAGATAAAAGCGGTGTAAATACTGACTTTTTAGAAGCTGAAAACTCCAACTCGCTTTTGTTTATCCATAAGCTAAATTGCGCTTTAAAATGTTTGCCTATGAATGGACGCTTGATTTAAAGAAAAACTGACATGTGTAAGAATTGTTGATATCAAATACTGGCTTTCATATTGAAAATATAGTAAAAAAATATAACTATCCACTAATTTTACTCGTCCAAAAAAACTCATAAAAAATAAACTTTCACTAAAAAAAGAGGAGACATTTATCTCCTCCAAAATTACCTAACAGTTATTCAATTGTGAAAGTGTCTATACACCAGCCATACTCGCAATGATGGTTGCCCCCAAGGCAAGAACAACAATAGATATACCCACAATGCCAACCATAGTCAAGTCTCTAC
This genomic window from [Limnothrix rosea] IAM M-220 contains:
- a CDS encoding ATP-grasp domain-containing protein — encoded protein: MELLEYQAKQLFQQVGIPTLPSQIISDARELKQLQIPYPIVLKSQVCSGGRGKAGGIKPAQNTIDAIAAARNIFNLAIAGQYPDVLLAEAHYRSQQEIFLAVVLDYELQRPVLLGSAYGGMDVNKLLANLQQVVIEEFFSPFYARHLLNQMGFSGELVISLSQVIGKMYDLLLAKDLDLIEINPLGIGENGELMALDGKVTAHDTAIQKHPDIASFGDRPTPQSPLQAEESNALFWEHDIKGGNIGIICFGVGSAALLWDMIHNQKGHPACCWILGPRAQSLVFSPNELDTQIMAILEQLKTLPQVNVLLLNLVADEEINQQILHYLVGQTNQPNPVINRAPTLGKTPTVTTATTQLEPPLPEIVVRCLPTIENTFDSSLYWETDLGDAIRRAIALGKQTEIRP
- a CDS encoding succinate--CoA ligase subunit alpha; the protein is MMTWETNENILVQGIDTPLAQYYVPRMLAYGTQIVAGVSAGKGGVTVHELPVFDLVMTANSELGDITTSLIFVDRFAVLDAAFEAIAAGIKQLIIVSAGVPPLDMVRLFCKAKRQKVRILGPGSSGLIVPGKLWLGTGFVNHFQAGDVALLSRFSSLSQEAAILLNKEGLGQSCVIDVGNADLPGSNFAQWLSILDADPKTKAIALLGRYSSQEEIELIPIIRDDIATPVVTYLCGNHAPLHQSCHDAGTIIANQLSYCLSETYSETEMAAAFKREKLMFARTLEDVPLLLKKAIAPAKSRSRRKSKTAVN
- the folD gene encoding bifunctional methylenetetrahydrofolate dehydrogenase/methenyltetrahydrofolate cyclohydrolase FolD, yielding MAQILDGKGFAKKIQANLKEKIAQIQPQMGRPPGLAVLMVGDNPASAAYVRNKERSCERVGIASFGKHFPADVSQAELEAVIQALNVDERVDGILVQLPLPDHLDSVGLLLTIAPEKDADGLHPLNLGHLVRSEPGLRSCTPYGVMALLQEYDVPLAGKKAVVVGRSILVGKPLALMLLDANATVTIAHSRTADLAAVTRDADILVAAVGRPEFITADMIKPGAIAIDVGINRVENPDTGKARLVGDIAFDAAEKVASYITPVPGGIGPMTVAMLLQNTFHSYEAKLS
- a CDS encoding cupin domain-containing protein is translated as MVNIAEKIQIEHNPDPAKLKELGVFSWGIWTKEVSTFPWQYDVKETCYLLEGEVIVTPAGGAPIALGKGDLVTFPAQLQCTWDIRQAVKKHYSFD
- the rsmA gene encoding 16S rRNA (adenine(1518)-N(6)/adenine(1519)-N(6))-dimethyltransferase RsmA, with the protein product MRARKRFGQHWLTDDSILDQIVAAADLQKGDRLLEIGPGKGALTKRLLPAAAALLAVEIDRDLCKFMVQNYGDRDNFLLLEADYLKSDIDEFLNDFPKFQNPRKVVANIPYNITGPIIEKLLGRIATPNPNPFESIVLLIQKEVGDRLIAVPHTKAFGALTLRVQYLAECETICLVPPKAFRPKPKVDSVVIRITPRPLAKPAQNPKLLETLIKVGFMNKRKMLRNNLKGLYSTDILDGIFADLDISQKARGEEVDLMQWIALSDRLNERPHQLPDQSNE